Proteins encoded within one genomic window of Gemmatimonadales bacterium:
- a CDS encoding type II secretion system protein, with translation MRRSDRGFTLIELLIVVVIIGILAAIAIPKFAATKEQAYVSEMKSDLRNLATAQEAYAGDNGSYYPGSVPSSSLVYNPSPDISITVTEATAAGWAGTASTVHTPRTCALYTGAVTPPSPATVEGVIACTP, from the coding sequence ATGAGGCGAAGCGACCGAGGGTTCACCCTGATCGAGCTGCTGATCGTGGTCGTGATCATCGGGATCCTGGCGGCCATCGCCATCCCCAAGTTCGCGGCCACCAAGGAGCAGGCGTACGTCTCCGAGATGAAGAGCGACTTGCGCAACCTGGCCACCGCGCAGGAAGCCTACGCCGGGGACAACGGCAGCTATTACCCCGGCTCGGTACCCTCGTCGTCGCTGGTCTATAACCCGTCGCCGGACATCAGCATCACCGTCACGGAGGCCACCGCGGCCGGATGGGCCGGCACCGCCTCGACCGTCCATACCCCGCGCACCTGCGCCCTGTACACCGGGGCGGTGACCCCGCCGAGCCCAGCGACCGTTGAGGGCGTCATCGCCTGCACGCCGTGA
- a CDS encoding prepilin-type N-terminal cleavage/methylation domain-containing protein, with amino-acid sequence MTNRKGFTLIELLIVVVIIGILAAIAIPKFAATKDKAKLASVKTDLRNALTAEEAYFSDYSAYGTFAQLQSASNFTLSSGNTAAVVGATNGYTATVTNASISTGFNKCTVQVGAGAASTLDGVIVCS; translated from the coding sequence ATGACAAACCGCAAGGGCTTTACCCTCATCGAGCTGCTCATCGTGGTCGTGATCATCGGCATCTTGGCCGCGATCGCGATTCCGAAGTTCGCGGCGACCAAAGACAAGGCCAAGCTGGCGTCGGTCAAGACCGACCTGCGCAACGCGCTGACCGCCGAGGAAGCGTACTTCTCGGATTACTCGGCCTACGGCACCTTCGCCCAGCTCCAGTCCGCGTCGAACTTCACGCTGTCGAGCGGCAACACGGCGGCCGTGGTCGGCGCCACCAACGGCTACACCGCCACGGTGACGAACGCGTCGATCTCGACCGGCTTCAACAAGTGCACCGTGCAGGTTGGCGCCGGTGCGGCGAGCACCCTCGATGGGGTGATCGTCTGCAGCTAA
- a CDS encoding prepilin-type N-terminal cleavage/methylation domain-containing protein, protein MRNQRGFTLVEILMAMVVMLTVTGAIYKLLTTSQRLSNAQAARTDLQSNERAASLIVPSELRELNTVIGGTAIETDILTLGATNIRYRAMRGLGFVCQSAAGVISIYKDTWSGYRAPQQTRDAGYVFFQTDPSTGSDGTWQTALITAVGTGTACPGGAASYTLTMPGLAAPDLGAPVRLFEVMEMGLYPSGGKWWLGVQSVSAGELTKQPLLGPLKEATGLTLKYYDQTGATETTDPNNVRSILVTIKGITNGAVSTGGGSSNVAVVEDSVVSRVTLRNALR, encoded by the coding sequence ATGCGAAATCAACGGGGCTTTACCTTGGTCGAGATCCTCATGGCCATGGTGGTCATGCTGACCGTCACCGGGGCCATCTACAAGCTGCTCACCACGAGTCAGCGGCTGTCCAACGCGCAGGCGGCTCGCACCGACCTGCAGTCCAACGAGCGGGCCGCCTCGCTGATCGTACCGAGCGAGTTGCGAGAGCTCAATACCGTAATAGGTGGCACCGCTATCGAGACCGACATCCTGACGCTGGGGGCAACCAACATCAGGTACCGCGCCATGCGTGGCCTCGGGTTCGTCTGTCAGTCGGCTGCTGGAGTCATCTCGATCTACAAGGACACCTGGTCCGGATACCGAGCCCCGCAGCAGACACGCGATGCCGGGTACGTCTTCTTCCAGACGGACCCATCAACCGGCTCGGACGGGACCTGGCAGACGGCGTTGATCACCGCGGTGGGCACGGGAACCGCCTGCCCAGGGGGTGCCGCGTCGTATACCCTGACCATGCCTGGACTCGCCGCGCCGGATCTCGGTGCTCCGGTGCGTCTATTCGAGGTGATGGAGATGGGACTCTACCCAAGCGGCGGGAAATGGTGGCTGGGCGTCCAGTCGGTGAGCGCTGGTGAGCTGACCAAGCAGCCGCTCCTCGGACCGCTCAAGGAAGCCACCGGCCTCACGCTCAAGTATTACGACCAGACGGGGGCCACGGAGACGACCGACCCGAATAACGTCAGAAGCATCCTGGTCACCATCAAAGGTATCACCAATGGTGCGGTGTCCACCGGCGGCGGCTCCTCCAACGTCGCGGTCGTGGAGGATTCGGTGGTGAGCCGGGTGACGCTGCGGAATGCACTTCGATGA
- the pilM gene encoding type IV pilus assembly protein PilM, translating into MGLFGRNAMTVGLDIGSGLIKLVAISHSSGGPVLTKVAFTSVVNDAIVEGEVMDPAIVAEAIKGLLASAGIKAKKVVTAVGGRDVIIKKIAMDRMKEGEAREVIRWEAEQHVPFDMDNVELDFQILDPEGEGLQMTVLLVAAKRELVEHKVALLADVGLEASVIDVDAFALHNAFEVNYPEAMHGVVGLVNIGHETTNINILDDGVPVLTRDIPVGTRRFKEDLQRERGLSAEEADKLLQGVESSEVLDPFLESRGEELAVGVERAAAFLQSASRSAGGISRIFTTGGGARIPRLNKVLSDRLKIPVQLANPIEKLQVADGVFDLLPVDEVAPLLMLPIGLALRSAA; encoded by the coding sequence ATGGGACTCTTCGGGCGCAATGCGATGACGGTAGGCCTGGACATCGGCAGCGGGCTCATCAAGCTCGTTGCCATCTCGCACTCCTCCGGCGGTCCGGTCCTCACCAAGGTCGCGTTCACCTCAGTGGTGAACGACGCCATCGTCGAGGGTGAGGTCATGGACCCCGCCATCGTGGCCGAGGCCATCAAGGGGCTGCTCGCCTCCGCCGGCATCAAGGCCAAGAAGGTCGTGACCGCGGTGGGCGGGCGGGACGTGATCATCAAGAAGATCGCTATGGACCGGATGAAGGAGGGCGAGGCGCGCGAGGTGATCCGCTGGGAAGCGGAGCAGCACGTGCCGTTCGACATGGACAACGTCGAGCTCGACTTTCAGATCTTGGACCCCGAGGGTGAAGGCCTGCAGATGACCGTCCTCCTGGTGGCCGCCAAGCGCGAGCTGGTGGAGCACAAGGTGGCGCTGCTGGCCGACGTCGGGCTCGAGGCCAGCGTCATCGATGTGGATGCCTTCGCGCTCCACAACGCCTTCGAGGTCAACTATCCCGAGGCCATGCACGGCGTCGTCGGCCTGGTCAACATCGGCCACGAAACCACCAACATCAACATCCTGGACGACGGCGTGCCGGTGCTCACCCGGGACATCCCGGTCGGCACCCGCCGCTTCAAGGAAGATCTCCAGCGCGAGCGCGGTCTGTCCGCCGAAGAGGCCGACAAGCTGCTGCAAGGCGTCGAGTCGAGCGAGGTGCTCGATCCGTTCCTCGAGTCCCGTGGCGAAGAGCTGGCGGTCGGCGTCGAGCGGGCCGCCGCCTTCCTGCAGTCCGCCAGCAGGTCGGCGGGCGGGATCTCCCGGATCTTCACCACCGGCGGCGGTGCCCGCATCCCCCGGTTGAACAAGGTCCTGTCGGACCGTCTCAAGATCCCGGTCCAGCTGGCCAATCCGATCGAGAAGCTGCAGGTGGCCGACGGGGTGTTCGACCTGTTGCCCGTCGACGAGGTCGCCCCGCTGCTGATGCTCCCGATTGGTCTCGCGCTGCGCAGCGCGGCGTAA
- a CDS encoding tetratricopeptide repeat protein, with protein MTRRGNTIWAVIGLVVLTALVCLPSLANGFAYDDVPIVRDNPRIHELASPWTYATQSYWPPGHGEFLYRPLTIWLLAAEWAIGGGSPLPFHLANVLLTIGSVLAVYWLTRRILSPGWSCVSAAIFAVHPVHVEAVGNVVGQAELVMALAATLSVALYVRARQNGPLESSSRLAIALLAVAAALAKEQGFVVPALIGLAELTIVSQKSQDWRRLAALGALLGAGLAGVLGARSVVLHGLGGGAPAAAIRGLDTGGRLLTMLAMVPELFRLMLWPAHLRADYSPPEFSAMSQLAPAHLLGVALLLATAVGAWLAWRAGERGVTFGLGWTALALLPVSNLLFPTGVLIAERTLFLPSVGVTIALASGASLLAGLLVRRPAARLTLASLGAAALLAGAVHGAARQPIWADSGTLFPQMIRDSPRSYRAHLAYGRYLAEQGDATGAEAELRLSVALYTGDPVAYLDLGQMLRASGRCREAIPYFERAAAVAGEFELVMARSRVFECRMVIGDFAGARQAVVHEVAAGGHEFARLLARADSALAAQASARALSRPLP; from the coding sequence GTGACGAGACGCGGAAACACCATTTGGGCGGTGATCGGCCTGGTCGTGCTCACCGCACTGGTATGCCTCCCGAGTCTCGCCAACGGCTTTGCCTACGACGATGTGCCTATCGTCCGCGACAATCCCAGGATCCACGAGCTCGCGTCCCCCTGGACCTACGCCACCCAAAGCTACTGGCCACCCGGTCACGGCGAGTTCCTCTACCGCCCGCTCACGATCTGGCTGCTGGCGGCAGAGTGGGCGATCGGCGGCGGATCACCGCTGCCGTTTCACCTCGCTAACGTGCTCCTGACCATCGGATCTGTGCTCGCGGTGTACTGGCTCACCCGGCGGATCCTCTCACCCGGGTGGTCGTGCGTCAGTGCCGCGATCTTCGCGGTGCACCCGGTTCACGTCGAGGCCGTCGGTAACGTGGTGGGCCAGGCGGAGCTGGTGATGGCGCTGGCAGCCACGCTGAGCGTCGCGCTTTACGTCCGCGCGCGGCAGAACGGCCCCCTCGAGTCGAGCAGCCGGCTCGCCATCGCGCTGCTCGCGGTGGCCGCGGCCTTGGCCAAGGAGCAGGGATTCGTCGTCCCAGCGTTGATCGGGTTGGCCGAGCTGACCATCGTCAGCCAGAAGAGCCAAGACTGGCGGCGGCTCGCGGCCCTCGGGGCGCTGCTCGGCGCCGGGCTCGCCGGAGTGCTCGGGGCGAGAAGCGTCGTACTCCACGGCCTTGGCGGGGGTGCGCCCGCAGCCGCGATCCGGGGCCTCGACACGGGCGGCCGTCTGCTCACCATGCTCGCGATGGTGCCGGAGCTTTTCCGTCTGATGCTGTGGCCGGCCCACCTGCGGGCCGACTACTCCCCCCCGGAGTTCAGCGCAATGTCGCAGCTCGCGCCGGCGCACCTGCTGGGGGTGGCACTGCTCCTGGCAACGGCCGTCGGAGCGTGGCTGGCCTGGCGCGCCGGGGAGCGGGGGGTCACCTTCGGCCTCGGCTGGACCGCGCTCGCGCTGCTGCCGGTCAGCAACCTGCTTTTCCCCACGGGAGTGTTGATCGCCGAGCGGACGCTCTTCCTGCCCAGCGTCGGGGTCACGATCGCGCTGGCCTCGGGAGCGAGTCTCCTGGCCGGGCTACTCGTCCGGCGGCCGGCAGCTCGGCTGACGCTCGCGTCACTGGGTGCGGCTGCACTCCTGGCCGGTGCCGTACACGGCGCCGCGCGGCAGCCGATCTGGGCCGACAGCGGAACGCTCTTCCCCCAGATGATCCGCGACTCGCCGCGAAGCTACCGGGCCCATCTCGCCTACGGCCGCTATCTGGCCGAGCAGGGAGACGCCACCGGAGCGGAGGCGGAGCTCCGCCTGTCCGTAGCATTGTACACCGGCGATCCAGTGGCCTACCTAGATCTGGGGCAGATGCTGCGAGCCAGCGGCCGCTGCAGGGAGGCGATTCCCTATTTCGAGCGGGCGGCGGCCGTGGCTGGGGAGTTCGAGCTGGTGATGGCGCGGAGTCGCGTCTTCGAGTGCCGTATGGTTATCGGAGACTTTGCGGGCGCGCGCCAGGCTGTGGTGCATGAGGTCGCCGCCGGTGGCCACGAGTTCGCGCGCCTCCTGGCGCGGGCCGACAGTGCCCTCGCGGCGCAAGCGTCCGCGCGGGCATTGTCTCGACCGCTCCCCTGA
- a CDS encoding PilN domain-containing protein produces MITVNLRPNLKRKRAGSPFQGALQGVRGLGGKIKDPLLLVAVASWVVVLGWLGFAILGTTRELSALEPQLEATRAEHRRFKSFLAEKRHQETIRDSLVAQIGVIRQVDGDRYVWSHVLDEVTRALPAYTWLITVGMASTPATPAPAPADTTKNAPPLPTMMQFEVNGRTVDIQAYTRFLRQLEASPWITDVTPVSAQTVVEKERPLTAFVIRASYRQADSAYIRTVPLSNSVR; encoded by the coding sequence ATGATCACCGTCAATCTCCGCCCGAACCTCAAGCGCAAGCGCGCCGGCTCGCCCTTCCAGGGGGCGCTGCAGGGCGTCCGCGGTCTGGGTGGCAAGATCAAGGACCCCTTGCTACTGGTGGCCGTGGCGAGCTGGGTCGTCGTGCTGGGCTGGCTGGGCTTCGCGATCCTGGGCACCACGCGCGAGCTCAGCGCTTTGGAGCCGCAGCTCGAGGCCACCCGGGCCGAGCACCGGCGCTTCAAGTCCTTTCTGGCGGAGAAGCGGCACCAGGAGACCATTCGGGACTCCCTGGTCGCCCAGATCGGCGTCATCCGCCAGGTGGATGGCGATCGCTACGTCTGGTCCCATGTGCTCGACGAAGTGACCCGGGCGCTGCCGGCCTACACCTGGCTCATCACGGTGGGTATGGCGAGCACACCCGCCACTCCGGCGCCGGCCCCGGCCGATACGACCAAGAACGCTCCCCCGCTGCCCACCATGATGCAGTTCGAGGTCAACGGGCGCACGGTCGACATCCAGGCGTATACCCGGTTCCTCCGGCAGCTCGAGGCTTCGCCCTGGATCACCGACGTCACGCCGGTGTCGGCGCAGACGGTCGTGGAAAAGGAGCGGCCGCTCACGGCGTTCGTCATCCGGGCCAGCTACAGACAGGCGGACTCGGCATACATCCGGACCGTTCCCCTCAGCAATTCGGTGAGGTAG
- a CDS encoding prepilin-type N-terminal cleavage/methylation domain-containing protein yields MSRRNGFTLIEVMIAVVIFGILVAVVYPRVGQVLAKNDVRSARTTLANTFARARAVAMQRSRQASVNINGNSIVVTAKPRTAAGAGTMDSIGAVQNLNALYGVTVSPSVTMTSVDYDPRGFAAGLSATPVYIVVSRSGKRDSVSLDYLGRVTK; encoded by the coding sequence GTGTCGCGTCGAAACGGGTTCACGCTGATCGAGGTCATGATCGCGGTGGTGATATTCGGCATCCTGGTGGCTGTCGTCTATCCCCGCGTCGGCCAGGTGCTGGCGAAGAACGACGTCCGGAGCGCGAGAACCACGCTCGCCAACACCTTCGCCCGGGCCCGCGCGGTGGCCATGCAGCGGAGCCGGCAGGCGTCGGTCAACATCAACGGCAACAGCATCGTGGTGACGGCCAAGCCGCGCACCGCCGCGGGCGCCGGCACTATGGACAGCATCGGCGCGGTGCAGAATCTGAACGCGCTCTACGGGGTCACCGTCAGCCCGAGCGTAACGATGACGTCGGTCGACTACGATCCGCGTGGCTTCGCCGCTGGGCTCAGTGCCACACCGGTGTATATCGTGGTCAGCCGGAGCGGCAAGCGGGATTCCGTGTCGCTCGATTATCTGGGGAGGGTCACCAAGTGA
- a CDS encoding HAMP domain-containing sensor histidine kinase: protein MNRWSTLRVRLLFELGFVTSGAVLVVGAATVLVSGADPVEIAAPLILLWLGTTAVFGVFGWYLVHRLVLRPLRQLAAEADSLAASGLAGPTPVYETAELTELASRYRAMAESLFDLHTHATRVEKLVGIGQLAAGVAHEVRNPLGALGNYVEVLQRRGTDPAITGEMRCAVQRIDRIVQGLVNYARPGGTSTDAPRDESTDLNQAVRTVLSFLGAQGMLTGHQVEVSLDPRLPRVQGDRHLLEQVVVNLLANASQAAPGGRIVVGTVAKRFASRHLGAARCTDGNGQRLDARAGEAAPPRAWTARPRRHDLPIGSPGGILFVADDGPGVPEADRERIFDPFFTTKEPGQGTGLGLAIVARTVHESGGLIWVDRAREGGAVFKVFLPRAGDTDASADR, encoded by the coding sequence GTGAATCGATGGTCGACGCTGCGGGTCCGGCTCCTGTTCGAGCTCGGGTTCGTTACGTCGGGTGCTGTCCTGGTAGTGGGAGCCGCGACGGTCCTGGTCTCCGGTGCCGACCCGGTCGAGATCGCCGCACCGCTCATTCTGCTCTGGCTGGGGACTACCGCGGTCTTTGGCGTCTTCGGCTGGTACCTGGTCCATCGACTCGTGCTGCGACCGCTCCGCCAGCTGGCGGCCGAGGCCGATTCGCTGGCCGCCAGCGGACTGGCGGGTCCCACGCCGGTCTACGAGACCGCCGAGCTGACCGAGCTGGCCAGCCGCTACCGAGCCATGGCGGAGAGCCTCTTCGACCTCCACACCCACGCGACCCGGGTGGAAAAGCTGGTCGGTATCGGCCAACTCGCCGCCGGAGTGGCCCACGAGGTACGGAATCCGCTGGGGGCGCTCGGGAACTACGTCGAGGTGCTCCAGCGCCGAGGCACCGATCCTGCCATAACTGGCGAGATGCGGTGTGCGGTACAGCGGATCGATCGGATCGTGCAAGGATTGGTGAATTACGCCCGGCCGGGCGGCACGAGCACCGACGCGCCCCGTGACGAGAGTACCGATCTCAATCAGGCGGTGCGGACGGTCCTGAGCTTCCTGGGTGCGCAGGGAATGCTGACGGGACACCAGGTGGAGGTTTCCCTCGACCCGCGCCTTCCGCGGGTCCAGGGCGACCGACACCTGCTGGAGCAGGTGGTCGTGAATCTGCTCGCCAATGCCAGCCAGGCGGCACCCGGTGGGCGGATCGTGGTCGGCACGGTGGCCAAGCGGTTCGCGAGCCGGCACCTCGGCGCCGCCCGCTGCACTGACGGCAACGGTCAGCGCCTGGATGCTCGAGCGGGGGAGGCTGCGCCACCGCGCGCCTGGACCGCCCGCCCGCGCCGGCATGACCTGCCGATCGGATCGCCTGGGGGCATCCTCTTCGTGGCCGACGACGGCCCCGGCGTTCCGGAGGCGGATCGAGAGCGAATCTTCGACCCGTTCTTCACGACCAAGGAACCGGGCCAGGGAACCGGGCTCGGTCTGGCGATCGTAGCCCGGACGGTCCACGAGAGCGGCGGTCTCATATGGGTCGACCGGGCACGGGAAGGTGGGGCTGTATTCAAGGTTTTCTTACCGCGGGCAGGTGACACCGATGCGTCTGCTGATCGTTGA
- a CDS encoding prepilin-type N-terminal cleavage/methylation domain-containing protein: MKQARAGFTLVEVLVAVVVLGIGIVALAGSAGMVTRMIGRGQMGTRAAQLASQRFDLLRNAAYRTSPKCTHASFASGGPVTAQGVTETWVVTAGDPSIVTETVTYNTANGGTHSDVFTTRIGC, translated from the coding sequence GTGAAACAGGCCAGAGCCGGATTCACCCTGGTCGAAGTATTGGTCGCCGTGGTCGTGCTGGGCATCGGCATCGTGGCACTTGCGGGGTCGGCGGGCATGGTCACCCGGATGATCGGCCGCGGGCAGATGGGAACCCGCGCGGCGCAGCTCGCCTCCCAGCGGTTCGACCTGCTCCGGAACGCGGCCTACCGCACCAGCCCGAAGTGTACCCACGCCAGCTTCGCGAGCGGCGGGCCGGTCACGGCGCAGGGCGTCACCGAGACCTGGGTCGTCACAGCCGGCGACCCGAGCATTGTCACCGAGACCGTCACCTACAACACCGCCAACGGCGGTACTCACAGTGACGTGTTCACCACCAGGATCGGGTGCTGA
- a CDS encoding sigma-54 dependent transcriptional regulator, with protein MRLLIVDDDPGLRQSLALLLAEAGYQVVSEGDPEQALGRAASEIFDLILCDVRMPKMDGVTFLRRYRADGGQALLIMMSAYGSEDSALAAMREGAYDYLHKPFRPDEVTMTVRKAEEREKLRREVEVLRTSLGAGAASDLVVCESHTMRDLLELASRVARHGTTVLITGESGTGKEVVARAIHRMGSRAERSFTAINCAAIPEHLLESELFGHVRGAFTGSTADRAGLFELAHEGTLLLDEIGDLPLDLQAKLLRVLEDSEIRRVGGREARKVDVRVIAATAKPLEEAVQRGEFRADLFYRLNVVRLHLPPLRERPEDVPALVTHFVRQAATRLGHAVSITPSALDMLIHYSWPGNVRELRNAVERAAVLGTGGPLEPRDFVLGNGNGKHPGGHGANGTVPASGANVLDLKTQVEAVERLAIQKALEASGGNRRQAASLLGVSLRTLFYKMRRLPVH; from the coding sequence ATGCGTCTGCTGATCGTTGACGACGACCCCGGGCTGAGGCAGTCTCTCGCCCTCCTGCTCGCGGAAGCGGGCTACCAGGTCGTGAGCGAAGGTGATCCGGAGCAGGCCCTGGGGCGGGCCGCCTCGGAGATCTTCGATCTAATCCTGTGCGATGTCCGCATGCCGAAGATGGACGGCGTCACCTTCCTCCGCCGGTACCGCGCCGACGGCGGGCAGGCGCTGCTCATCATGATGAGCGCCTACGGCAGCGAGGACAGCGCGCTCGCCGCCATGCGCGAAGGTGCCTACGACTACCTCCACAAGCCGTTTCGGCCCGACGAAGTGACCATGACGGTCCGCAAGGCCGAGGAGCGCGAGAAGCTCCGCCGTGAGGTCGAGGTGCTGCGGACCAGCCTCGGCGCCGGCGCCGCGAGCGACCTCGTGGTGTGCGAGAGTCACACCATGCGCGACCTGCTCGAGCTCGCCAGCCGAGTGGCCCGGCACGGCACCACCGTGCTCATCACCGGCGAGAGTGGGACCGGTAAGGAGGTCGTGGCCCGCGCCATCCACCGCATGGGCTCCCGGGCGGAGCGGAGCTTCACCGCCATCAACTGCGCGGCGATCCCCGAGCACCTGCTCGAGAGCGAGCTCTTCGGACACGTGCGCGGAGCGTTTACCGGCTCGACGGCCGACCGGGCGGGACTGTTCGAGCTGGCGCACGAGGGTACCCTGCTGCTCGACGAGATCGGCGATCTGCCGCTGGACCTGCAGGCCAAGCTGCTCCGCGTGCTCGAGGACTCCGAGATCCGGCGGGTCGGAGGCCGGGAGGCCCGGAAGGTGGACGTCCGCGTGATCGCGGCCACCGCCAAGCCGCTGGAGGAGGCGGTGCAGCGGGGAGAGTTTCGGGCCGATCTCTTCTATCGGCTCAACGTCGTCCGGCTGCACCTCCCACCGCTCAGGGAGCGCCCGGAAGACGTCCCGGCACTGGTCACCCACTTCGTGCGGCAGGCCGCGACCCGGCTCGGGCACGCGGTGAGCATCACGCCGTCCGCGCTCGATATGCTGATCCACTACAGCTGGCCTGGCAACGTCCGCGAGCTCCGCAACGCAGTGGAGCGTGCGGCCGTGCTCGGCACGGGCGGGCCGCTCGAGCCCCGCGATTTCGTCCTGGGGAACGGCAACGGGAAGCATCCGGGAGGCCACGGTGCCAATGGAACAGTGCCGGCCAGCGGGGCCAACGTGCTCGATCTCAAGACCCAGGTCGAGGCGGTGGAGCGCCTGGCCATCCAGAAGGCACTCGAGGCCTCGGGGGGCAATCGACGCCAGGCGGCCAGTCTCCTCGGTGTGAGCCTCCGTACCCTGTTCTACAAGATGCGGCGCCTGCCGGTCCACTGA
- a CDS encoding tetratricopeptide repeat protein, whose translation MRLGSGRPWWLDPAIIMALSAAASSTVVLNDMVQDDIPVIVRNPAVHQLGSLAAHFGQPYWPKPFSPYLYRPLTSVLFTLEWVAGHGRPWFIHGVSVLLYAAVCLAVLALCRRLLPSNAALGAAAVFAVHPLHVESVAGAVNQAELAAALCAVLAVCGYLDWRAAGTALGGKVLAAFACVYALACLFKESGIVLPGLLLAAELTIVHDSRPLRVRIRQLWPLLATLALVGAGFIVLRTLVLSSFAGTFAAEVFRDLSPWQRTLTMLGVVPMWARLFIWPAHLQVDYSPQEIVAATSWGWAQTVGLLILAPTLLLAVIGAGRRWVASFGVLWIAVAMFPVSNLLIPTGIVLAERTLFLPSVGVVLVLGAGLAALAPRLSRARPVMRMVAVGGFAVILLAGAVRSALRHRDWHDTLTFWYRAVEDAPESYRARAALGGVMFAIRQNGTGERLLREAIRLYPDGVLTYQILGDRYRLAGFCAPAINTYTRALELEPKAADTRASLIACLLHDGLYARAREVAAAGVAERTWPSAFHELERTADSAMTARAPAGTVQITVPDSGASGPPVGR comes from the coding sequence ATGCGGCTTGGCAGCGGTCGTCCATGGTGGCTCGATCCGGCCATCATCATGGCGCTGAGTGCAGCGGCATCGTCCACGGTAGTGCTGAACGACATGGTCCAGGACGACATTCCGGTCATCGTCCGGAACCCCGCGGTCCATCAGCTGGGCAGCCTCGCGGCTCACTTCGGTCAGCCGTACTGGCCCAAGCCGTTCAGTCCCTACCTCTACCGGCCGCTCACCTCGGTCCTGTTCACCCTGGAGTGGGTGGCCGGCCACGGTCGGCCCTGGTTCATCCATGGCGTGAGCGTGCTGCTCTACGCCGCGGTGTGCCTCGCGGTCCTGGCGCTGTGCCGGAGGCTGCTGCCAAGCAACGCCGCGCTCGGCGCGGCCGCCGTGTTCGCCGTGCATCCGCTGCACGTGGAGAGCGTGGCCGGCGCCGTCAACCAAGCGGAGCTCGCTGCGGCACTTTGCGCGGTTTTGGCAGTCTGCGGCTATCTCGATTGGCGAGCGGCGGGTACGGCGCTAGGGGGAAAGGTTCTCGCAGCGTTCGCCTGCGTCTACGCGCTGGCCTGTCTCTTCAAGGAGTCCGGCATCGTGCTGCCGGGGCTGCTCCTGGCCGCCGAGCTGACGATCGTCCACGACTCCCGACCACTCAGGGTTCGCATTCGACAGCTGTGGCCGCTCCTGGCGACGCTGGCACTGGTCGGCGCCGGCTTCATCGTGCTGCGGACTCTGGTTCTCTCGTCGTTCGCGGGAACTTTCGCGGCTGAGGTCTTTCGGGATCTGTCGCCCTGGCAACGGACGCTCACGATGCTGGGCGTGGTCCCCATGTGGGCGCGTCTGTTCATCTGGCCCGCGCACCTCCAGGTCGATTACTCGCCCCAGGAGATCGTGGCCGCAACCAGCTGGGGATGGGCCCAGACAGTCGGGCTCCTGATTCTCGCGCCGACGCTGCTCCTGGCCGTCATCGGCGCCGGCCGCCGTTGGGTGGCGAGCTTCGGGGTGCTGTGGATTGCCGTGGCCATGTTTCCGGTGAGCAATCTCCTGATCCCCACCGGCATCGTGCTCGCCGAGCGCACGCTGTTCTTGCCGAGTGTCGGGGTGGTGCTGGTGCTCGGGGCCGGCCTGGCGGCACTGGCTCCCCGGCTGAGCCGCGCGCGCCCCGTCATGCGCATGGTGGCCGTCGGGGGCTTCGCCGTCATCCTGCTTGCTGGCGCGGTCAGAAGCGCCCTGCGTCACCGGGACTGGCATGACACGCTCACCTTCTGGTATCGGGCCGTGGAAGACGCACCGGAGAGCTATCGCGCCCGGGCGGCGCTGGGCGGTGTCATGTTCGCGATCCGGCAGAACGGGACCGGCGAACGACTGCTGCGGGAAGCCATCCGGCTGTACCCCGACGGCGTCCTGACCTACCAGATCCTGGGCGACCGCTATCGGCTCGCCGGCTTCTGCGCGCCCGCCATCAACACGTACACTCGAGCGCTGGAGCTGGAGCCCAAGGCTGCCGACACTCGGGCCTCCTTGATCGCCTGCCTGCTGCACGACGGCCTCTACGCGCGGGCCCGCGAGGTCGCTGCGGCGGGGGTCGCCGAAAGGACCTGGCCGTCCGCGTTTCACGAGCTGGAGCGGACCGCCGATAGCGCGATGACGGCACGCGCACCCGCGGGGACGGTCCAGATCACGGTTCCCGACAGCGGGGCCAGCGGCCCTCCGGTGGGTCGGTGA